A genomic stretch from Syntrophorhabdus sp. includes:
- a CDS encoding glycosyltransferase, whose protein sequence is MTGEPSEKPITVLHLIAPAHFGGAEKVVLSLAGAMDRSRFKVVVGSFVNARFPDNEFLGRVREMGIP, encoded by the coding sequence ATGACGGGCGAACCTTCAGAAAAGCCGATCACCGTGCTGCACCTTATCGCGCCGGCGCATTTCGGAGGGGCCGAGAAGGTGGTTCTCAGCCTTGCCGGCGCCATGGACCGATCGCGGTTCAAGGTTGTTGTCGGTTCCTTCGTGAACGCCCGTTTCCCCGACAACGAATTCCTGGGACGGGTGCGTGAGATGGGGATCCC
- a CDS encoding acyltransferase, which translates to MRRDGTISVGDMTDLWPGVKLSCRGSGGVDRARIRIGRNCSIGDRTEIHAGRLVDIGHGAIIAWDCVIMDRDYHSTDNGPELVRPVTIGNGVWIGCRAMVLKGVTIGEGAVVAAGAVVTKDVAPFTLVAGNPARAVKRVAGWRKGRPSLTISRKT; encoded by the coding sequence ATGAGACGCGACGGGACCATATCGGTGGGCGATATGACCGACCTCTGGCCGGGGGTGAAGCTTTCCTGCCGGGGGAGCGGCGGTGTTGACAGGGCCCGCATCAGGATAGGCCGGAACTGCTCCATCGGCGACAGGACGGAGATCCACGCCGGCAGGCTCGTCGATATCGGCCATGGGGCGATCATAGCCTGGGACTGTGTCATCATGGACCGCGACTACCATTCGACCGACAACGGTCCCGAACTGGTCAGGCCCGTGACGATCGGAAACGGGGTCTGGATCGGTTGCCGGGCCATGGTCCTCAAGGGGGTGACCATAGGCGAGGGAGCGGTCGTGGCCGCCGGTGCCGTGGTGACCAAGGATGTCGCCCCCTTCACCCTCGTCGCGGGCAACCCGGCGCGGGCCGTAAAAAGAGTGGCGGGTTGGCGAAAAGGCAGGCCTTCCCTCACGATCTCCAGGAAGACATGA